One region of Chanodichthys erythropterus isolate Z2021 chromosome 17, ASM2448905v1, whole genome shotgun sequence genomic DNA includes:
- the LOC137005256 gene encoding uncharacterized protein, whose translation MKFTMFLSGLLLLFLLPNWTESVETVDINTLARIINFFEQNYKRVNNDGVERQYAAAINVPKHQCQQNFIPAQNNFLTQENALNVKNAITDETNALYQGSELIAAGTRKMRKYKMHSESLLLNPADNSPMTRLLNKRKDGCSIFYTFDSPCVDTCLNPTSRANILDALRNWKEHDGIKAFVFKNFWKFDIDKDLQAEFKQIVAHVPLFRCVSENQCYACKGEGNTPIDAHCLPPREI comes from the exons ATG aAGTTCACTATGTTTCTGAGTGGACTCCTGCTGCTCTTTCTGCTTCCCAACTGGACAGAAAGTGTTGAAACTGTGGACATCAATACTCTCGCCCGTATTATTAACTTCTTCGAGCAGAA CTATAAGAGAGTCAATAATGATGGAGTTGAACGTCAGTACGCTGCAGCCATCAATGTGCCGAAGCATCAGTGTCAACAGAACTTCATTCCTGCGCAGAACAACTTCCTGACTCAGGAGAATGCTCTGAACGTGAAAAATGCAATTACTGATGAAACAAACGCACTTTACCAAGGTTCAGAGCTCATCGCTGCAGGAACTAGGAAAATGAGGaaatacaaaatgcattcagAGTCTCTCCTGCTGAATCCTGCTGACAACTCGCCCATGACCAGACTTTTGAATAAAAGAAAAGACGGCTGCTCTATTTTCTACACATTTGATTCTCCCTGTGTTGACACGTGTCTCAATCCGACAAGCAGGGCCAACATTTTAGATGCTCTGAGGAACTGGAAAGAACATGATGGCATTAAAGCTTTTGTCTTTAAGAATTTCTGGAAGTTTGACATTGATAAAGATCTTCAGGCTGAGTTTAAGCAGATTGTGGCTCATGTTCCTCTCTTCCGCTGTGTGAGTGAGAATCAGTGTTATGCTTGTAAAGGGGAAGGAAACACTCCCATAGATGCACACTGTTTGCCTCCGAGAGAGATCTAA
- the LOC137004559 gene encoding uncharacterized protein has translation MIHYFYDNVQPKTQSQTDAQYAIAIGVPPDQCTKEGSDIQTVFPQKDAKLVKEKLSKGEKCFLCTSSNVIATRPDPKTKEHSEHILLYPPLKSPMDELLKKTDKDSCVVFSSYNSPCVKTCIQSDDNILAGLSNWINQRKEEINAFVFQEIWQKDKKKDLQEEFLKINAVVPLYRCKKTSNGMACRKCVENTIMDPFCLPEKK, from the exons ATGATCCATTATTTTTATGACAA TGTCCAGCCAAAAACCCAATCGCAAACTGATGCTCAGTATGCAATAGCGATCGGTGTCCCACCGGATCAGTGTACAAAAGAAGGATCTGATATCCAGACTGTGTTTCCCCAGAAAGATGCAAAACTTGTAAAAGAGAAGCTCAGTAAAGGAGAGAAATGTTTCCTCTGCACATCAAGCAATGTCATTGCCACAAGGCCAGATCCAAAAACAAAGGAACATTCTGAGCATATTCTGCTCTATCCTCCTCTTAAATCTCCCATGGATGAACTTCTAAAAAAGACAGATAAGGATAGTTGTGTAGTTTTCTCTTCGTACAACTCACCTTGTGTGAAAACGTGCATTCAGAGTGATGACAATATTTTGGCTGGCCTTTCAAACTGGATAAATCAAAGAAAAGAGGAAATTAATGCATTTGTCTTCCAAGAGATCTGGCAAAAGGACAAGAAGAAGGATCTGCAAGAAGAATTTCTGAAGATCAATGCGGTAGTGCCTCTTTATCGCTGTAAGAAAACCAGTAATGGGATGGCATGTCGGAAATGTGTGGAAAATACGATTATGGATCCTTTCTGTCTGCCTGAAAAGAAATAA